GCTTGGTCCCATGAGAGGGAAGGACAGACAGCACGGGTCACAGTGAGCAGGTAGGACAGCACTGACATTGTATGACCAGATTTTTCAAGCGGCGCGCGGTCACATATGTTCCAAGGCCCAAACCTAGAACACAAGTACACGCCAGCTGCAGGCCAGAGCCAGAGCAGGCTCACACCACAGCTCTCACCACCACAGCTCACGTGCCAAAAGAAGTAACCCACCAGCCCTGCCTTCAGGGCCAGGGACCCTCCAAGTCACCTCTCCTGTGACACACAAAGCTCAGAACAGGCACCTACTCAACACAAGCCCCTGGACTCAGACCCAGAGCAGGCTCAGGACACAGCTCCCAACGCAGGCGCCAGGGCCAGAACCCcggcccacagcagctcagcagcagcccagcccctggggcAGCAGGCGGTGCAGGCGCAGCACCAGGgcagccccttccctccctgggcaTGCAGTCTCCTCCTCTGTGTTCTCATCTGACAGCATAGGCTTACTCCATTTTGTCTTACAATGTACACTTCACATGACATTTAACTCTCAGATTCTGGTACACTGTCCCTTTCAGTGACAGGAAGTACAGGCACAGTGTTGCCCCACCAATGGCACTAGCCAATTCCAGAGCATCTTCATCAGGGGCAAATCCTGTCCTTATGAGTCAGGAGCTCCTCACTCCCCCCAACActgtccctggcaaccactgatcgtCCTCCTGTCTCTACTGATTTCACTCTTCTCgtaaaagtggaatcatacaacatgtggccTTTGGTGTCTGGCTATAAAAGCTATGGGGAGAGTAagttaaaaattctttcatttttaatacaaataacaGAGTTCACTAAGAAAGACCCCTGATGGATCAAAGAGGATGGATAGAAAATGAAGCCCCAATATTAAATTAAGTTTTCATTAACTTGGGATAAGGACTGCTTTTCTATGTACGAAACGGGAGTCAGAAACCAAAAGGGAAATGTCTGGGCTAGTGAAACACCTTtaaaggcttttcttttctttcctgcatatacaatgtttaaattttcctcatgtacatattaaaattaaaattaaaattagaaatgtttcCACTGATTTCTAATATGTTATGCTTAGTAAGGCATActgttttttttatctttatacaGTTAATGTTAATTTAGTgaaataatgatttaaataagaataagaaaagataCATTCTTTCTACCAAAGTCCTACCAGCAAATAACGAATGTCGTCGATCATTCCAGGGGTTTGCCTTTAAGTGCACTCATGCCTGATGAGTGGGTGTGTGATGGGGGTGAGGGAATGTGCTCTTCCACCCTGAGGCCCCACAGGCGACACATGCAGTCAGTCAGTCTTGTTCCACTCGCTCCTTCCCAGGGGACACATCTCACTATTTACCCAGCAGTCCTGGCTGTCAACTCTTGAGCCATTTCCAATGTTTCACTCATAATTACAGGGCAGGTACATCTGTGTTCATCCACCTCTGTACTTTTCACTCTAGGAACACTAGGAACACAACTTACACACATTTTTAAGGTGTTGACTCAGTTTCCAATATCTAGGGTCTCCCCTAAGTCTCAGCCTTGTCTGGGAAACAGGGCCCACAGCCACACTGCCACTGAGACTCGAGGAGGGGAGGTGGCCACGCCACGAGTGAGGCCATCAGGGCACCTGGCGGGACCTGTGGAGCAGGGAAGAAGCTGCCCAGTCCCCCTCCTGCAGGACCTCTCTCAGAGCGTCCCCTGATCCATGTCTGGAAAACACCTCACTCAGGTCCCTTCCCATGACACAGCCCAGTCATGCCCTGGCCGTGGCCCAGGCCCCCCCAGGGCCTTCTGCTCATACCTCAGCTTCTAAGCAAACCAGCCAGGTCCTGCTTCAAGGCCAGGCCCCTGCTTGCTCCCAGCACCCTGGTTTGGCCCCCTTCTCTCAGGAAGGAACCTGGAAGGGCAGGTCAGTAATTATACATATGACCTTGAATGTGTTTATCCAGGTGATGGCTCTGAGTGGCGATGACAAGGACCCCTTGAGCTTGAGGGAGCAAAAGAACCCTTTACAAAGCACATCAGGTGTTCACAGAACCTGCAGGATGAACAGAGCATCAGCCAGAGGCTCGGCACGGGGCACAGCCCCTAAAGAGTCCACAGGCTCTTCCAGCAGTGACCCCTCTGCTGCACTTGTCAGCCTGCAATCacaggaaatgcaaaaataaaaaaggaacatcCGATGGAGAGAATGAACAACTGGCAAACAAACAGTGTCTACAAAGAGTAATTTTCAACTAGCCTCTGAGAATACCctgccaagtgtttctatgcaaTTTCAGATGGGTTTTGCTTGAAACGTGGTTTGGACTACTCTGAACCGTGAAGCTAATTAAGGCAATAACCCATACAGAGAAGCAAATAACCGCAAAATGGTGTGTCTCCTACACACCAGGCCAAGGTATAGGGGCTTTATTTACTACATCATTTCATCTCAACATGATTAATTTGACCTtaccaccttcatacatgagtaaaaaataaaaaattacttcagaatcACTCCAttcaacagaaatgcaaagatgtCACTATTCCTAGAATTCCTGCCACCAACACCCAACTCCTTTTTGTTCAGCACCTTTTTCATATGAATAGAAAGAAACAGCTCTAAAAGCTACTATGTTATTTCAAATTGACCCACTCACATCCAAATGCCAAAATGCACTGGAACTTCCTCTCCACCTTTacagcagagaggggagcagtttcccagcaACCTAGCTGGctgccacctcagcaagcccAGAGACCACTGGCTCACTCCAGCAACAGATGTCCCCAAAAGGTGACTCCCTTgcctgtgactacacatgctctctggAGAACCAGCAGGGCCACCAAGGCAACTTGAGTGCACAGGGACAGACTGGGCCTGCACCTGCATCAGCTCTGGCAGACCAGCCAGGGAGCTCCCTGTGCGGGGCCTCGGAACCCCCTGTACCACAGGCAGCCACCCCAGGAGaacagccccagggcagagcacctgCAAGGCCCCAGCCCACCATCCAAACCCACCAGGCACATGCAGTCTACCCAGGAGACACTCCCTCCCagggccactccttcaagactgggagaggcagCTAATTCACAGAAACAGAGGAAATCAAGAAGGGGAGGAAACAAGAGGAATATGCTAAtgacagaacaagacaaaacaggagaaaaaacctagaagaaatggacttcagCCACCTATCTGATGCAGAGTCCAAGGTGACAGGGACAAAGATATTCAAGAAACCTGAAGGGAGAGTGGACGAGCTtggtgagaacttcaacaaagagacaggaaATAGGAGCAAAGTAACTGAGGAGGAAACTACATTGGAGGGAGTCAATGGCGGATTAGAGGGGGCAGAGTGGTGCAGCAGCCAGAGGACAGGGTGGAGGGGAGCATGCACGCTGGCCGCAGGCAGGAAAGGTGATCTCGTGGCATGAGGACAGCCTCAGTGATCTCAACCAGAACATCAAGTCCACCAACACTCACATGACAGAGGAGTCCTGGACGGAGAAGAGACAGAAACTCATTTGAAGAAAGAATAGCTGAAAGCCTCCTgatctgggaaaggaaacagacgTGTAGGCCCAGGAATCACAGACAACCCCAGACAAGAGAAACCCAAGCAGGCCACAGCAAGACCCTGATAATGAAAATGTGTGAAAGTTTCAAGATACAGTcataaaggcagcaagagaaaagatgCTGGTGACGCGCGAGGGGAACCCCGTCATGCTCTCCAATGGGAGCTCCAATCAAGGACCGTCTAGCCAGGAAGGCCACCCAGACCTGAAGAAGAGATCAAGagtctcccagaaaaacaaaacttaagtTCACCACCACtgaaatgaaactttaaataaagttaaatggACTTGTTTAAGCATAAAAGGAGAAGCGGTGTTGTAGTAGAACACTATCACAGGATACTAATTTCACTTTCCAGACCAATCACAGTGCAAAGGTAGTAAAACAATAACTTGAAAACTAGGATGAAggtaaaaagacaaaacaagtaAGAttcaacttatttaaaaaatttgttaaggGAATCGTCATGAATATGTGCTATCATATCCATGAAGCATGGAGAAGGGAAAGTAAAAACTTAATACCATCAGAATGCATctgaaattaatttcatataGGCTGCTGTACACTTAGGATATTATAGGTGAACCTCATGGTATCCACAAGCTAAAAACCTAGagctgagatgcagagaaaagaaagaatccaAGCGCGATACTAAAAAAAAACTATAGTCATAACCAAGAACAGagaaatactacaaagaaaataaaacaattcacaAAGTGAAAATAAGGATGGAGCTatcaataatcactgtaaatATAAGAatctaaatgctccaatcaaaagacacagggtgactgattggatgaaaaaacaagaccatctGTATGCTCCCAGCAAGAGATGAACTTCATTTAAGGACACAAacggactaaaagtgaagggatgggaaaaaatatcctatgcaagtgaaactgaaaaaaaaaaaagaagatgggaAGCAATACTACTATCAAACATGGGAAGACTTTAAGACAAAGGACACATAACAAACAGAGAAggcattacataacaataaagccATCAACATAGCAAGAAGACATAGAAACTATAAAGatctatgctcccaacagagGAGTGtctaaacatataaaacaaatatgaacaaacaaagggagaaaaacagagtaatacaataatagcagGGAATTTATAACACCCTATAGATGGACATCAAAGAATTGGCGATCTATACAGAAAATTGAGAAGGAAACAGGAGCTTTGAACAAGttattagaccagatggacttaaccaacatatacacaagaatccatcccaaaacaaacaatacatattttttaatgtgtactTTCCAAAAGATATCACACATTAGGTAGAAACCAAATCTCAATAAACTTAAGAGTCAAATCCtatgaagcatcttttctaaCCACAGTGGAAGGTAAGCTAGTAATCAATTAAAGGCAGGAAAAAACTgtaaaaacacacaaatacataaagaCTAAACAGCATgatactaaacaaccaatggggcAACAGGTACCACTAAGAGGAAAACCAAAAATACCTGAAAACtgaataaagatagaaaaagaaaaattaaaatctttaggACACAGCAAAAGCCCCTCTGAGAAATTTCtagcaatacaggactacctcctgaaacaaaaatttcaaatagGCAGTCTAAAATTACCTCTAAAggcattagaaaaagaagaacaaagaaagcaccaagtgagaaggaagaaaatgataaaggCAGAATTAAATGATGTATagtattacaaaaatataaaaaagttgcTTCTCCAGAGAGACAAAAATGATAAACTTCTAGTGAGACTCATCAGAAAAAGATAGAACACTCAAACACAATCAGTGCTGAAAGAGATGACATTAAAACATAAACTACGTAAGTACAAAGGATTAAAAGACATTACTAgaaaaaattacacaccaataaaCTGGGCAACCTAGAAGATAGAAGAAATGGATAGGTTCCTAGAAACCAACACTTTCCCAAGTCTGAAGCAGGacgaaatagaaaatctgaagagattGATTATTCATAACAAAAATGaattgataataataaaaaaaactccaaagaaaAAAGCCCATCACAAAATGACTTCACAGCACAATTCTATGAAACATGTATAGACAAGGGCTGATATATATACTCAAAAATGTGAGGAATAAagcacttccaaattcattctacaaggccagcattacactgacatcaaaaccaagaaaaaaagaaacaccagaaaaatagaaaattacagcccaatagccctgatgaacatagatggaacaATATTCAATAGAACATGAGCAGatggaattaaaaaatgcattgaaaGGATCACtgaccacgaccaagtgggatgtTTTCCAAGGAAGCAACGATACATCAGTTATCAAGAAATCATTCAATGAGATACACCACATTACAAAAGGAAGGGTGAGAACTCTACAATCATCtcgaaacataaagaaaaaaccatttggcaaaattcaatatcaattcatgataaatacctctaaaaacaaaGTGGGTTGAGAGGGAACATGACtcaatattttaaggaaatatagaactcacccacagccaaaatcataatggtgaaaagcagaaaatgtttcctataggatcaggaacaagacaaggatgtccactctcaacaCTTCTTCAATACAGTACCTcaagtcccagccacagcaatcagaaagaaaaagaagtcagacaagaaaaagaaaaaaagttccccaaactggtaaggaagaagtaaaattgccattatttgcagatggcatgacaCTCTATCTAGAAAACACGAACAAATCcaacaaaaatgattaaaattaagcaatgaattcagtaaaactgcaggatacaaaatgaatatacagaaatatataaaaaacaaatttgcaGAAAGATAatgtaagaaaacaatcccagtTGCAATTGTAGCAAAAGTAGTAAGAGATCTGGAGAAtgtctaaccaaggaggtgaaagagctgTACTCTGAAGATGCTAAGATACTGAGGCAAGAAACTGAAGGTGACACAAGTTAATGCAAagcatctcatgctcatggaatGCAAGAATTAAAATGGTTGATATTAacgttaaaataaaaattagtaattttgttaAAACTACCTGCAGCTCTGGGAGGAAACTGcaagttggtgcagccaccatggaaagcaggatggaggtttctcagagaaCAGCTATGCTCTCTGTAATGCTATGGGATGAACACTGGGAAGGACACTGAATGGTGGCTTGCTAAGGATGCTAAAAGGAGTTACCTATCTGCCTCATGTGACCCTGGAGGTAGAGAGCAGCAAGATGTTTGCTGAAATGGATCAAGTAGAACTTTCATGAGTTCAGTTTAGACAGACGAGGTTGTTCCCTGTGGAGACCTCGtagggaaaacaaaaattaagagggTGAACCTAACCCACTGGGCTTCTCCACTAAGAAGGGACAGTCCACTCTAGCAGACAGCTTCTTTCAGAGGCAGGAAGGGTGGGTCACAGGGGAAGCCCTGATTTGCAAGCAACCTGCCTCGtggaagggggtgggaaggatGCTCTCACCTGTGACTATTCATGCTCCAGGGACCTCCCTGCTGAGGTCAATCTCCCCAGCAGCCAGCCCCAAAGTCTCCCCATCTGACTTCTCTGCTAGGCGGTTGTGGGGAGCCAGCTGCCTTCCTCAAGCTCTCCTAGTGCACAGGCACCCAGAGATACACACTGTCCCAGGACGCACAGTGCTctaacacacaacacacaaccaCATGTGCAAAAGCTACCACACACACATGGAGGGGAGCCAACACCACCGCGACGCACTCACCAGGGGGACAGGCCGCAGCCACGCAGCTGCAGGGACCTTGACACATCCCCTGAACTCCTACGCGCTGCCCCGTTTGGGAGCACAGAGGGCCCCTGGCCCCGGCGCATGCACCCTCGCAGTGCCCATGCCTGCGTGCCCACCTGCAGTGGGCCCGAACCATTACCTGCAGTCAGAGAAGCTGGCGGGCCTGGAAAGCTCCCAGATGAGACCTGGTCACCTTCCTGGCTGGGTAGGTGCATGCGCTGCCCATGGCTTTCCAACGCCCACACACAGCTTTTCACTTTCCTTCCAGGGCCCAAGCAACACCCCCAAACTCCCTGATAAAAAAGCCAACGTGGCGGTGGCTACTTACTATGAGCTGAAGCTGCTGAAAGTTGGCGAGGCCTGCTGGGTCCCTGGCAAGGGGGCCTCTGTTGGCAGAGGCAGGAGTCTGAGGGCCTCTAGCAGCGGGGAGCCCTGGGCGTCAGTGAAGGTCAGCATCAGCGGGAAGAAGGCACTGGAGGGCGGTGGTGGCAGCAGGCGTCCGGGGCAGGTGTCAGCGGGAGGCACCAGCTGGCGGGGACAGGCGGGAGGGCTCCGGGGTCGGTGGTTGCGCTTTGGTGGGGGGAAGCGGCGTCAGAGCCGTTGGCTTTGGCTGGCGGGGCCTGGGTGTCCGTTGCGGGCAGACTCCGTCCCCTTATGACGTTGCCTCCCCCGTATCCCGGAACCGACACCAAACGACACCAACCGACACCGCCAACTGTCGCTCACGACCACCACTTTCCACCCCCAACCGACGCCATCACCAGCCATGGATGCTGCCCGCCCACTGCCAAGGccaccgccgccgctgccgcctcacCCTCGCCTCTGGCTGTGCACCTGCCCACTGCAACATCGGAGGTCCACCCCGGGCACAGACATCTGCGCCTCCTGCCGCTGTGGACGCCACGGCCGCCCACGGAGGCAGCCCGTCCACGCTGCAGCCCACCGCAGACCCCACTCCCCACTGCCCGCCGCCGCCTCTCAGGGTGCACCTGCAGACGGCAGGCTGGACTCTGCCCCCAGCTGTAGACCCCGCAGCGAGGCGGCCCAGCCTGCAGCCTCCCGCAGCGGATGCCTTCCCCACCCGATCCCTCCCCGACCTGACGCCGCCCGCCCCCTGGAGGTGGCCGCTTACCATGAGCTGCCCCTGCGAGGAGCACAGGCCTGCGTGAGGAAGAGGGTGCCGGGTCCCTGGCGAGGGGGGTCCCTGGCGAGGGGGGTCCCTGGCGAGGGGGGCCCCTGGAGCCGGCGGGAGGAGGCCGCGGGCGGTCGCTGTTGGAGGGCACCGGCAGGCAGCGCAGGGCTTTGGCAAGCGACGGCGGCTTCAGCGGGAGGCCTTGGCAGCGGAGTGGAGACACCGGCGGGCGGGCACAAGCAGAATGCTTCCTCTGCTGCAGGTGGCTGCACACTGTTGGAGAGAAGCATGGTGGGCACCAGAAGCGGGCGGCCCTGGCCGGCGGGACGAGCATGTGCGACGTTGGTTGGGAGCGGTCCCTGCCCCCAACGACGGAGGGCGCGGGCATCAATCCCACACTCCCCTCTCCGTGCAGCATCCCTgtgaaataaatggagataagAAAACTGCAAAAGGAAACCGAGAAGTTTATCTAGAGGATAAAGAATTAAGGGGCAGGTGCTGTGAGAGTAAAAGTGAGAATAACTTTTCAGGTTGCATGTAGGGGAATGCTTAGTAATAATCTTCGGAACTGCCGTCAAGTAAATGAAATTAGGCATGGAAAAGTGATCTTGAGAAATGTCATTTCTGGTAattaaataatctttcctaaaatTCTTCAAGAGATATCAATAGAGATAGAGAGCCCCTTCTAATTACTCATGGTTTCACACCTGTGCATCTATGAAAGCAATTTAGTTTGGCAATGTGACCCTATGGAGTGCTAGAATTTTTCAGGGTATCACTGAACTGACCCATCACAAAACTCACTATCATTCCCCTCCGATGCCAGTGCCAAAGTACACATTGTCTTATGTTCTGAATCCTGGTAAAAATCATTAATATCTGCCTAGTTCTAGAGAAAAAGCCCTTATTTTACTTGTCTCTCCCCTTAGAACCTGATTATTTAATTACACTGTTTTATAGATTTCATAACCTTCTTTCCAGTTCATTCAAATAGTGGCCCCCACAGCCCTGGGCTATGATCCAGGTTGCAGACCTTTGTGACCTGCAGTACCCACAGCTTCTAAATGCTCATTTCCCTCTCCTTTGTCTCTTAACCTTCAGCCTGTTCTTTACAATGAAATAGCCAATATGATCTTCACCATTCTATGTATCTGATGGTGACATTCTATTGCTCAAAAaaacttcaatgattccttgctCCTTGGGAGGAGCTCAAGGTACCTTCACCTTGTTCTTATCTCTGAAGCTTCATACCTCACTGGTCACCACCTTGGATTCTTAACTCCTTGACataccaaatattttcttttctccagctagCCATGCTATCTTCAGCTTGTGAGACAGTGTCCTCTTTGTGTATGATGCACTTATTCTCCCCACCTCACTCCTGCCTTACCTGACCTTGTTCGTGCTCATTGTTCAGGGTCCCCTCCACGGTGCCATCCTTGAAAGAAGCCTCCACCATCCTCTTCTCTCAGGTCTGATTAAGTGCCCCTTTTCTGCGTTCTGATCGTTGTGGCCATGTTTAGCTGTCTTCTTCACGAGACTTAAGCTCTGTAGGAACACAGGTCACGTATTTCTTATTTAGGATtgtgaagaaagaaacagaagaacaaaacccacaaaaACAACAGTGAAACACTGTGAGGGGCTCATCtagcattcaacaaacatttgttgaagtaAAATTAAACTTCATGTATTCTGCCTTTCCATGCAATAGTAAATATGCCGAATGCTAAGTCAAATGCATCTATCACTTCCCTGCTAGCCTGGGATTGGCTGAGACTATGGTTATCTTGTTACTTGTCAGTGTGTCTCAGAACACAAAATGTATCAGACTCACTGTTGTGTGCTAGACAAATACTTACTTAGTGCTGGTACACAGTAGGCATTAAAGAATAATTGCTTTCCAAGGAGCCatacaaaacattttttcattagCTTATTACTAGGAGCACAAGAACAATCAAACTTTTACAAACAAATAATATTCTTAAGTAATTTGTCAGAATATAGTTTTTAATTTCCCCAGTAAAGTTGCACTTGTCAGCCCTAGGTTTCTGTATTCTGAGACCTCTTTATAATATGCTGAGAGAACAAATGgactgtaataataataatttaatttttataattggtGTCATGCTTTTACCTAGCAGACCATTACAATATCAATTggctattaaataaatgtattgtcCAAACATACTTTACATTAGAATTATGAACAAAGCCTCAGTGTTTTCACATTTCAGGCCTACGTTTTTGCCACATTTTGATGTCATGTACCACTGCATTGGATTT
This portion of the Manis javanica isolate MJ-LG chromosome 6, MJ_LKY, whole genome shotgun sequence genome encodes:
- the LOC118971619 gene encoding uncharacterized protein isoform X2, with amino-acid sequence MSTNKVRDAARRGECGIDARALRRWGQGPLPTNVAHARPAGQGRPLLVPTMLLSNSVQPPAAEEAFCLCPPAGVSTPLPRPPAEAAVACQSPALPAGALQQRPPAASSRRLQGPPSPGTPLARDPPRQGPGTLFLTQACAPRRGSSCATTDPGALPPVPASWCLPLTPAPDACCHHRPPVPSSR
- the LOC118971619 gene encoding uncharacterized protein isoform X5; translation: MVEASFKDGTVEGTLNNEHEQGMLHGEGSVGLMPAPSVVGGRDRSQPTSHMLVPPARAARFWCPPCFSPTVCSHLQQRKHSACARPPVSPLRCQGLPLKPPSLAKALRCLPVPSNSDRPRPPPAGSRGPPRQGPPSPGTPLARDPAPSSSRRPVLLAGAAHAGASR
- the LOC118971619 gene encoding uncharacterized protein isoform X4 — encoded protein: MSTNKVRDAARRGECGIDARALRRWGQGPLPTNVAHARPAGQGRPLLVPTMLLSNSVQPPAAEEAFCLCPPAGVSTPLPRPPAEAAVACQSPALPAGALQQRPPAASSRRLQGPPSPGTPLARDPPRQGPGTLFLTQACAPRRGSSCWCLPLTPAPDACCHHRPPVPSSR
- the LOC118971619 gene encoding uncharacterized protein isoform X3 translates to MVEASFKDGTVEGTLNNEHEQGMLHGEGSVGLMPAPSVVGGRDRSQPTSHMLVPPARAARFWCPPCFSPTVCSHLQQRKHSACARPPVSPLRCQGLPLKPPSLAKALRCLPVPSNSDRPRPPPAGSRGPPRQGPPSPGTPLARDPAPSSSRRPVLLAGAAHAQPPTPEPSRLSPPAGASR